From the genome of Loxodonta africana isolate mLoxAfr1 chromosome 4, mLoxAfr1.hap2, whole genome shotgun sequence:
gtattttaccCTTACCATGCATATCAATTCagaccagccacatttcaagtgatCAGTctccacatgtggctagtggctatcaTAATCGGACATTGCAGGTCTAGTCAATTGATATGAAAGGAGCAAAATGAAATTAATTAGGAAAAGTGAGGGAGACCTAAaatttttcacttatttttaaaaCCGTAATTAACAGAAATAGGCTTATCTACATTTTGTCAAATAATAACTTAAAATTTTTACATTTAGGGCAGATGGTCCATttaaattttgaattatttttttatcagACCCTGAATCTTGAGATTTAAAATATTTGAGGGAAGAAtacttcttttacttttttagtgAAACTTCTAAAATACTTCCTGATATTTAAAGTAGCTTGTTGGGAGTTACAATATCATAATCTCTTCTTTCTAAGTTCTAAAGTTGTGCCTTTTATTATTAATTACTTTGTAGATTCCCAGTATGACAGTCAGTATTCTTTGTTAAATTCAATAAAACCTTAGGGTATCAGCCAAGTTTCTGTTATTAACAACCacaaattcagttttttttttttccttttttcatgggAAACAAAAGGAAAGTGGTCACTTAAGTTATGCCTGTCCTAAAAATATGCTTGGAGAACGTGAGCCTccaaagaagaaggagaaaaagaaaaaaaagaaaatctctgaACCAGAAGAACAAATGTATGTATATCTACTCTTACCAGGTACATTATTGTGTTGCATCTGTCTGCTGAGGTTGAGagcattctctttttttttaataatttagtgAGGAAGTAGAAGAAAGTGACGATGAAGGGGAAGATCCTGCTCTTGACAGTCTCAGTCAAGCCATAGCTTTCCAGGTACTAAATATTTCTTTTGAAAGGCGCCATACCATAGCTCCCTTGAGTTAGTAAGTTTTATGTTCCTTGCTTACTTTGTTgatcatctcatagcaacccttgccTTTTCACTTCACCTCCTAACTTTAGGAAACAGGCTATTATTTATACAAGATTATTAGACCAGTGCGATGGAAAAATTCCCATTGGTTCTTTCTAGATTTTAAGAGCCCCATAgtgcctttggaaaccctagggggtgtcatggttaagtgttatggctggtaaccaaaaggctggcagttcacaaggtgctctgtggaaactctgtggggcagttctactctgttctatagagtcgccatgagtcggattctactcgacggcaacagatttttttaataGTACTTTTAATGTCTTAAACTGTTTTCATTATAGACTCAAGCAAAACTATTTGATTAAAGTGAAGTTAGATTGATAGAAAATATTAAGTCAAagacattgtttaaaaaaaaaaagcttcaaaacaaaaccaaaaacagattCTTGACCATTAAAGGCCCTGATACAAATATATGAAACATTTTTTGGAAAAGGGTATACAGTCTTCTAATTTTATGTAGCCAGTTATTTTGTTTTGACAAATTATAAAAGCGTATgtcaatttatttttccctttaattAACTAATGTCTTACTGCATATAACATTTCTACCTCTATCAGGGATGGCAAGTACGTTTCAAGTGCCTCTTATAATATTGACTAAAATCATTTTGAGTAACATTGTGAGACTGGTATAGAACttggtgaagaaaaaaaatcaacacccTGATGAGTAGAATTGTCTCTTGGGCATGGGAGGGTGAGGAGGCAGGGCAGTTGTGATGTGTTTTTGCCATGTTTTAAATTAATACACCAGAAACAATAGTAAACAGATACCTGTTTTTTAGTTATTTGTTTTCTGAATCACATTACAGCAAGCCaaaattgaagaagaagaaaaaaaatggaaacccagTTCAGGGAACCCCTCAACATCAGATGATTCAAGACGCCCACGGATAAAGAAAAGCACATATTTCAGTGATGAGGAGGAACTTAGTGATTAAAGTTAGTATTTATTATGTAAATgtcattaaaagtaaaaaaaaaaaaaaatcttggagtACAAAGTGCGGTTGGGGACTAAAGATTACTTTTGGAACTTTGAGCGTAAAAACATTTGTTACCAAATAGTTTTTAAGTATAAAATAGCTcataggaaattaaaaaataattgtaaaaCATCATGTTTCTATCTTACCTTAGCAAAGTAGTAAAAATCAAGATTTGTCAATAACCAGTAATTCTGAAAACAGCAAATTTTAATAAGAAAACCTGACATGACTTTGGTAATGTTACTGTCATCCCAACAAAGAAAGTAGATATTACAAAGATTTATTTGGGAGGCTCATTAAAAAAGGTGTATATTCATATCTGATTGGTTTACATGAGTACTTTTGAAATAAGTTTAACCTTTAAAACAGAAACttctaaaaactgaaaaaaattgaatgatttaTTGTTATTACATGTTAATAAAATTTTCAagagaattttgtttttaaatatgagtGTTCTATCGTCTTTTTTCTGTTAGCTTTATTGCAATCTGGATAAATTTTAAATACCCATAAAATATAAAGTGAAATACGTAACTCCGAAAGGCTTATAACCGAACAGCGGTTATCTGTCCTGCCTTACTGCCGAATTCCGTTCCCCAGAAGTAACACTCATaacttcacctgtttcttttcatatttacatacatattggtaattaatacacatatttctattatttaattcattatttttaatCGACTTTGAGGCTATGAAGAATTCTTCAATCTTTTATATTCCCCCCACCATCTCTTACACTCCTCTTGTACTCTTCCATCTTCCCAATATGCTTGTGTTAAGTTTTTTGGGTAAatctatatttattatttttatttttatgaccaTATAAACACTTCACTTCTGACCCAAAGAGTGTGCTCGAGTAATAATTGcctcattttttcatgtgtttattaaatttctttgttttgtaaCTAAATTGCTTCATATCTTCTGCTGGTGGTTATATGGGAATAGAATAATGGAgcttttaattttctctgttttacatttttatactGTTTGAATGCTTTATTAAAAGAACACtcatttattacttttttatATACTAAAAGGTTtgccccaaaatatataaaagtttATAGAAATACCTAAATATACAGGCACTAATAGAAAATAGgttcatggcataaacaatatatagaaatacaattaaaacaaacatgaaaaatattctttctcattaaagaaataaattataaccagtaaaaaacattatttttttacctaattaaaaaaaaaatcagtgttgaTAAGAGTGAGGTAAAAGTACTTGTGGTATTTTAAACTGTCACATTTTTGAAAGGTAATCTAACAAATATCAAATGctaaatttgctctgtaaaccagaAATTACATTCTATTTTATCCTACGGTTCTAATCAGAAATACATTTATGTACCAAGATAAATGTTGTTATTAAAAACTCAAAGCATGGCAACAATTAAatgtcaacaacaaaataattaaagcATGGTACATCCAGAATTGATAGAGTATTAGGAAgcattaaaataatgtttttaaggaATTTTTAATGATATGGGGCAACATTCTGTATATAACGTCAAGTTCAAAATACGTGCTATATATGGATACATATatggatagaaaaacaaaagcccaCTACTAAGGTAatgcatactggttaagagtatAGTTTCTACTGGCAGACACGCCTAGTTCCTGTGGCCATATTGCTGCTTACCAGCTGTTCACCTTAGGCAATTACTTGACCTgagttatttaaaaatgaaaaggtaCAAACATCATTGGCTGGAAGTTCTGTGTAAAGAGCAGTTAGGCCACCACACCCACCCTTCCCCATCATTCTGAACCATGACAACTGCAGTCTCCTTCCCCTGTCTGTTGTCCAGAATACCATTAGATAGGCTTGTTCACCTCAGGGAGGAGATTGACAGGAAGGGCAATAAATCATTAGTAAGCTAATTATtaaaatcttttgtattctgcatttgataattccaggaaggaaCCTTCATCCGGAAGATcccttaattttttgttttgagagcttattgaaatgatagtggtctgcttctttatgtgatttgatattgactgtggtctccaagccatctatgagttactgtattagtttgtttccttactgtatcctagcttcttgctttgttttgttttgatatgccgaaataggttgcttgagttagctagcttgattattttcacttttcaagctctaatgtcctgtcaccagatggctagagccatTCCCAGGTATGTGAGCCGAGGAGtgcgttcacttttcttgtatgagttcagcttaggtgtccaggtagttgatcatcaagtgtgtggtacaggctctgtccttcagtcttagaggggcaagggtgattggtataggtacaggtatctggttgcagcagggggtcacactctgaacaaggcagggggctgacaaccatcccccgagtgtctgcaAGGAAAGCACGTCCatgttccctagagcgcacaggtgggtgggttctgcagatggaccctgggcacccaatgcttttggttgtaaggactgggaggtaccagttacccttggacccctgtcgcaggtggctgggtgacgtgagtggagccgccagtccttaggcccctgaagtgggtaggcgaggaccctatttaataggcaaagcaatgtcaaacatcaaacacccacctctccaccacacaactgaaacagttgcaatctgccagcaaggacctattctcctgaaataggcccacacaggtctatgtggGGGGAAacgtattcaaagtccacagaccgtttatgcctggacaggagctgcttctgtcctgagctccccaggttagtggagctggcagattatctttttctccaactgtgaatttattccttctccaaggccaggagaatggcttagggTGCTCAGCAGGACCTAcctcaggcccaaggaaatcaacagccactgaagctgggttgggggctgggggcacggtaaaatatacgcaagtacttagcctttgctgagagtgccattcttctctggttccagaggtgtgagtaggctgcggagttggctgtttctccctgaggaaactgtggctgaatgctaccaccagcgcACCACATTCACtctcaggaatggtgcctgagggttcccagtgattcaggtctggcaactcctctccacttctgaaccgtctctcacTGCACCTTGCCGCTCAGtcctttttctaactttgcctttaatgttcagggctcctaccaaaaaccaaatcaaacccagtgccattgagttgattctgactcatagcgaccctataggacagagtagaactgccccatagagtttccaaggagcacctggtggatttgaactagtgactgtttggttcgcagccgtagcacttaacgactatgccaccagggtttccttagggctcctagtttgtcataaatataatcatatcacttgttttttcgggtctttgttgtaagagggatcgccggAAGCTTctaactactctgccatcttggccccgcctctagtAAACTAATTAAATACTAAACcccaaatgaaaaaagacccTTACCATGTCACATCATTGTGAAATCTCAGAACATCAAGAGTAAAACACAAAAACCTAAAAGCTTCTAGGGGTAAGACGGGAAACAGGTCAGAAACAATCAGTTATAGAAGTAGCATCAGACTTCTCAACAGCaaaaccagaagctggaaaacaATGGAGCAATTGCTTCAAAATACTGAGGTAAAATGATTTTCACCCACAGTTCTATACCTAGCCAAGCTACCAATCCATTgtgagtgtttaaaaaaaaattttttttttttaagttgtccgAAGACTCAAAAGTTAATGTCTCCCAGAATCTTCTCAAAAATATACTAGAGGAGATGttctactaaaaccaaaaaaaggaagTGACCCAGGAAACAGGGATCTAATACAGTGTATTATCCAGATCTAATACAGGATTCACAGGGTGAATGCAAAAGGTATCTGAGGGGAGAAATTATCAGTTTAGCGATCTAGCAGCTCTGGGAGGTGGAATAGTGGAAGCTATAGGAATCATGATAAGGCATCGTCTCTCAGTATCGCAGTTATGGCCGTCAAAGACACCACCATCCTCAATGACCACCACTCTCTTCCAAGCACTCCCTGCCACATCATCCTTGTTTGTTCAGCGTTGCTGTGTTGGTGGCAAGCCTCAGCAATACTCTTCTTAGCACAGCTGTCTAGGCTAGAGCAGTGTATTTACtgaattctattttttaaagaagtaatattttcctgatttttgaagggaaaaaaaaaaggatatactTGCCGATTAGAGGAGAGAACATTCTAAGCAGAGGAGTCAGCTGAGCAAAAATAAAGGTCAGAAATGTGATCTTTATAGGTCACATACGCCTATATGCATGAGTGGTTCACTGaacagtttggtttggttggaacacaggaagcacaaggatgaaaaccaaaccaaacccactgccatcaagccgattgcaacagatagtgaccctacaggacagagtagaactgcccccatagagtttccaagaagtacctggtgaattcaaactgccaaccttttggttagcagccgtagctatttactacaccaccagggtttccacgaggATAGAAGTGGGgaatatgaaagaaaaagatgTCAGGAGTGACCCTGAGTTATCTACAACCTTTCACAGTGGTAAGAGCATAGAACCAAAGATCTGTTCCAATTCTGATTTTACTAATTTCGTCTTTGTGAACTGCTATTAGTTCCTAAGATTCTAACCATCACTTTCCATCAATAATGGGATAAGAATTATCTGATATGTTTATTATGAGAATTAAGTGAGAATATGTAAGCTTCATAGACAGAGCCAGAGCCATACCCATCTTGTTTACAAAGCTCCTGACATATAGTAGACACTCCATAAATGGTAATTTCCTACCTACTTACTGTCAGTAATTTAGAgttgcctattttttttatattgtaatTCAAGCCCTAATagtgaaatggttaagagctatggctactaaccaaaaagtaggcagtgtgaatccaccagccgctccttggaaaccctatggggcagttctactctgccttatagggtcactatgagttggaatcaactctacagcaacaggtttggttttggatattgTAACTGAAAATATTAGAATGTTCATAGGTAAATATCATCCTCCTAAAAAGTTTGATAAAGATTACTGCCCAGGAGAAATGACACAAAATATTTATGCAGCTAATGACATCATGTGTTTATAAGgtgccactttgggctccttatgcctcaggatcaacaggcaaagaaaggaatTACCAGGAATGCTGGTGtggttgatcctgattaccaagaggaaatcagattgatattacataatgaaggtaaagaagagtatgtctgaaaTGCAAGACATCCCTtggggtgtctcttagtactatcgcgccttgtgattaaaaaaaatcagtggaaaactacagcaactcaaatctgatatgactactaatggcccagaaccttctggaatgaaggtttgggtcaccccaccaggcgaAGAACtccaaccagctgaggtgcttgctgagggcaaagggaatacagaatgggtggtgggatAAGGTAGTTATGACCATGGAGCCAGttacagaaatgaggactgtaattattatatttctgctttgtgtgcatcaaatatttttattttcttcacttataaaatatgagATGTAAACAAGACTaatgtgttttcagttgtatgtgtgttagttgtatcatgttaggcgtaagtgtgactttataattgtctttattcagagattatgtatggtttaaggaaatgtgtacaggtgccaagttgacaaggggtggactgtgatcatTAGGGTTGTGCGtaaacttggctgggccttgattctcagtagtttggcagttaggaTGTAGTTTGACAGCcatgtaatgatgtgatcacctccgtgatgagatctgctgtgagtagccaatcagttgaaaggcagtttccttggggtgtggcctgcatcaattAAAAGTGGaccttctggcaaggctcatgggcttttgctcccaCTAGATGTtatagctggctcctgttcttctgacctccagttcgtgggacttgagctagcagcttacctgccatcttgcctgccgaaCTTTGGATCcatcagtctttgcagcctgtaagTGAGAGCTGTGctatctgacttgctgatcttgggttttccagcccttgcagctgcacgaatcaggagaagcctccagcctgacccacgttccagcctttacaaccgtgtgagccatttccttaatataagtctctctattttatatatatttatacactttatggattttgcttctctagaaaacccagcctgaAACATAAGGTTTTTATattgaacatttcctcattttaTGTCAATACTAAGATATATACATGAGTCTTTGAAATGTTTCCACATAGATTTTCAAAGAGCCTTGGCGATGCcatggttaagcccttgactgctaactgcaagtttgcggttcaaacccacccagcagctccaagggagaaagacctggcaatttgctcccatacagatcacagcctagaaaaccctatagagaagttctactctgtcacatagggtcactgtgagttgaaaattaacggcacctaaaaacaacaagtaGGAGAAATGATGTTTCTTCAAGTGTGACAATGCCCATTCCCACTCCtacatttttttgtctttttgttgttgttgctttttgtttCACAATATTACTATTGccagaaacttcttagcttctcAAAGTGAATGATGATACAATCCCTCGCAATTAGATTTCTCTGAATTTCAATTTATGCCTGAAGGTATTGATCATAATCAGAATCCCAAGATTTTCCTATgttggttgtaatcttttttaCTCATCTGAGTAGTTTTTAAATTAGTAGCAAACTACTTTTAAAAGCCCCTGAAAATAATTATCAGTATTTCTGAACTAAAACTACTCAATAGAATAGATATAATCTAGGAAATTTTCTATAGACAAATTCTTGTTAACCAAAGACCAGTTTCTCTCTAATTCCATTATGAAATTTAAGATGTTCAAAGTAATGTGAAGTTATAGAAGCCGTTGATTTGAGCCACAGCTCTGCCACTAGCCTATAACACATTCTTTTAAATGTTGCCTGACTGATCTGGGTTCCAGTTACTTTACGTGTAAaataagaatgttgttgttgttgttagttgctgtcgagtcgattccaactcatgacgactccatgtatgcagaatagaactgctctatagggttttcaagactgtaatctttctgaagcagattgccaggtctgtctgcagaggagcctctgggtgggttcaaaccaccaaactttcagctagttgtcgagcacttaactgtgccacccagggacttctgaaaGTAAGAATACAGGTCCACAATCCTATATCCATAATTCCAAACTCGCAAAATCAAAAGTTGATTTCAAAATTTACATAAACTCACTTCCGGCCAATATGGTGCCATAAACAGGAGCACCATGCTGTCCtcccacagcaaagacccaaaaaactgagtgaaacagagacaaacatcagtcctggaacctgaagtgtcacatgaagaggtaaagaactcagccaagcactgaacggaataagaaattgacagagaacagagaaagaggagagatacatgcagaggTCCCCTATTAGCTAACACAGCACGGATTCGCCATCTCGGATTCCTGTGAGAGATTGGTAGACAGGGatcatgggaaagcagcttcacagagctcccaccAGGTGACAGAGCACATGGTAACCAGAAATACACGCATCCTCTGCCAGCTGCTCTACCTCTGTGCTTACTGGCTGACAGTGGTGGGAAGTACAGcatccatgccacttggattcaccccacccacatcagagatcggtggacagggagtatggaaaagtagcttcacaaagttcccagcaggagacagagcacccggtaaccagtgatatacactttcctaaccccCACTTTTCCTCCCCCTGCCGGCCTCCTCTGCTTTCTACCAGCTGCAGTTTCTTGGc
Proteins encoded in this window:
- the ZCRB1 gene encoding zinc finger CCHC-type and RNA-binding motif-containing protein 1 isoform X2; translation: MLCALLTPFLSLRVTIMKDKDTRKSKGVAFILFLDKESAQNCTRAINNKQLFGRMIKASIAIDNGRAAEFIRRRHYFDKSKCYECGESGHLSYACPKNMLGEREPPKKKEKKKKKKISEPEEQIEEVEESDDEGEDPALDSLSQAIAFQQAKIEEEEKKWKPSSGNPSTSDDSRRPRIKKSTYFSDEEELSD